One Drosophila virilis strain 15010-1051.87 chromosome 5, Dvir_AGI_RSII-ME, whole genome shotgun sequence DNA window includes the following coding sequences:
- the Adf1 gene encoding transcription factor Adf-1 isoform X2, whose product MHTLSAAIEMDKLDANLEQQFDLNLIEAVKMNPVIYDRSHYNYKHFVRKAQTWKQIAETLGVSEQKCTKRWKSLRDKFAREMKLCQESRWRYFKQMQFLVDSIRQYRESLLGKCANGSQNANQVADPTQQQQAQQQTVVDIFAQPFNGSATTSAQALTHPHEITVTGDAQLATAVGKDQKPYFYEPPLKRERSEEEHSDNMLNTIKIFQNNVSQAVSAEDQSFGMVVTDMLNTLGVRQKAEAKVHIIKYLTDMQLLAQHNKY is encoded by the exons A TGCACACACTAAGTGCAGCCATCGAAATGGACAAACTGGATGCCAACCTGGAGCAGCAGTTTGATCTCAATCTGATTGAGGCGGTCAAAATGAATCCCGTTATATACGATCGGTCACATTACAATTACAAGCATTTCGTGCGTAAGGCGCAGACCTGGAAGCAAATTGCCGAAACACTCGGCGTTAGCG aacaaaaatgtacaaaacgATGGAAGAGTTTGCGCGACAAATTCGCGCGCGAAATGAAATTGTGCCAAGAATCGCGCTGGCGCTACTTCAAACAGATGCAATTCCTCGTGGACTCCATACGGCAGTACCGTGAGTCGCTGTTGGGCAAGTGCGCCAACGGCAGCCAGAATGCCAACCAGGTGGCCGATCCcacgcaacaacagcaggccCAACAGCAAACCGTGGTGGATATATTCGCACAGCCCTTCAATGGCAGTGCAACCACATCCGCCCAGGCACTGACGCATCCGCACG AAATAACTGTGACTGGCGATGCACAACTCGCCACGGCTGTGGGCAAGGATCAAAAGCCATATTTCTATGAGCCGCCGCTGAAGCGTGAACGCAGCGAGGAGGAGCATAGCGACAACATGCTAAACACAATCAAGATTTTTCAGAATAATGTCTCGCAAGCGGTCAGCGCCGAGGATCAGTCGTTCGGCATGGTTGTCACCGATATGCTCAACACGCTGGGCGTGCGGCAAAAGGCCGAGGCCAAGGTGCACATAATAAAGTATCTGACGGATATGCAGCTGCTGGCACAGCACAACAAATACTAA
- the Adf1 gene encoding transcription factor Adf-1 isoform X4 — protein sequence MKLCQESRWRYFKQMQFLVDSIRQYRESLLGKCANGSQNANQVADPTQQQQAQQQTVVDIFAQPFNGSATTSAQALTHPHEQISEITVTGDAQLATAVGKDQKPYFYEPPLKRERSEEEHSDNMLNTIKIFQNNVSQAVSAEDQSFGMVVTDMLNTLGVRQKAEAKVHIIKYLTDMQLLAQHNKY from the exons ATGAAATTGTGCCAAGAATCGCGCTGGCGCTACTTCAAACAGATGCAATTCCTCGTGGACTCCATACGGCAGTACCGTGAGTCGCTGTTGGGCAAGTGCGCCAACGGCAGCCAGAATGCCAACCAGGTGGCCGATCCcacgcaacaacagcaggccCAACAGCAAACCGTGGTGGATATATTCGCACAGCCCTTCAATGGCAGTGCAACCACATCCGCCCAGGCACTGACGCATCCGCACG AACAAATTTCAGAAATAACTGTGACTGGCGATGCACAACTCGCCACGGCTGTGGGCAAGGATCAAAAGCCATATTTCTATGAGCCGCCGCTGAAGCGTGAACGCAGCGAGGAGGAGCATAGCGACAACATGCTAAACACAATCAAGATTTTTCAGAATAATGTCTCGCAAGCGGTCAGCGCCGAGGATCAGTCGTTCGGCATGGTTGTCACCGATATGCTCAACACGCTGGGCGTGCGGCAAAAGGCCGAGGCCAAGGTGCACATAATAAAGTATCTGACGGATATGCAGCTGCTGGCACAGCACAACAAATACTAA
- the Mapmodulin gene encoding acidic leucine-rich nuclear phosphoprotein 32 family member A isoform X2 — protein sequence MEKRIELERRARKANQITELNLDNCRSTSIVGLTDEYTALETLSLINVGLTTLKGFPKLPNLKKLELSDNRISNGLNYLTTSPKLQYLNLSGNKIKDLETLKPLEEFKNLAVLDLFNNDATQVENYREKIFKMLPSLSFLDGFNCNDEEVQSEGDDDEEVNGNDSEVDDERSAFCVNGLEIDLDELEALEQRVKAKKRLQETTDGASTSKPPADDNEVDELDEYLKELQLKESTATVSQSVIEANPASVQPHPSTNFAILLYWFLAILNLANAAYFSTDDGDSDESDDEDNGDVSLSEVYNDDLEEDNSDWEEGEGGDDDEDEDSDIDEADGEPNESTASVNANEKDAEKPDESQARGKKRKHDG from the exons ATGGAAAAGAGAATAGAATTGGAGAGACGCGCACGCAAAGCGAACCAG ATCACAGAATTGAATCTGGACAATTGCAGGAGTACAAGCATTGTTGGCCTTACAGATGAATATACCGCCTTGGAAACATTGAGTTTGATCAATGTGGGCCTCACCACACTCAAAGGTTTCCCCAAGTTGCccaatttaaagaaattggAATTATCCGATAATAGAATTTCGAATGGCCTCAACTATCTAACGACGAGCCCCaaattacaatatttaaatttatctgGCAACAAAATCAAGGACTTGGAAACGTTGAAACCATTGGAGGAATTCAAAAATCTGGCTGTCCTGGATCTATTCAACAATGATGCCACTCAAGTGGAAAACTATCGTGAGAAAATCTTTAAGATGTTACCATCTTTAAGCTTTCTCGATGG ATTTAACTGTAACGATGAGGAGGTGCAATCGGAGGGCGATGACGATGAGGAGGTCAATGGCAATGACTCCGAGGTTGACG ATGAGCGCAGTGCCTTCTGTGTAAATGGTTTAGAAATCGATTTAGACGAGCTCGAGGCATTGGAGCAGCGTGTTAAGGCCAAGAAACGTTTGCAGGAAACGACAGACGGTGCCAGCACGTCCAAGCCGCCAGCCGACGACAATGAAGTAGACGAATTAgatgaatatttaaaagaattgCAGCTCAAAGAATCGACGGCAACTGTCAGTCAATCTGTGATAGAGGCTAATCCAGCCTCAGTTCAGCCCCATCCAAGcacaaattttgcaattttactCTATTGGTTTTTAGCAATATTAAATCTGGCAAATGCCGCCTATT TTTCCACCGATGATGGCGACAGCGATGAAAGCGACGACGAGGACAATGGCGATGTTTCACTCTCGGAG GTCTATAATGATGATCTGGAGGAAGACAATTCCGATTGGGAGGAAGGTGAGGGCGGCGATGACGATGAGGACGAGGATTCCGATATTGATGAGGCCGATGGTGAGCCAAATGAATCGACTGCATCGGTCAATGCCAATGAGAAGGATGCTGAAAAGCCAG ACGAGTCGCAAGCCAGGGGCAAGAAGAGAAAGCATGATGGTTAA
- the Adf1 gene encoding transcription factor Adf-1 isoform X1, with amino-acid sequence MHTLSAAIEMDKLDANLEQQFDLNLIEAVKMNPVIYDRSHYNYKHFVRKAQTWKQIAETLGVSEQKCTKRWKSLRDKFAREMKLCQESRWRYFKQMQFLVDSIRQYRESLLGKCANGSQNANQVADPTQQQQAQQQTVVDIFAQPFNGSATTSAQALTHPHEQISEITVTGDAQLATAVGKDQKPYFYEPPLKRERSEEEHSDNMLNTIKIFQNNVSQAVSAEDQSFGMVVTDMLNTLGVRQKAEAKVHIIKYLTDMQLLAQHNKY; translated from the exons A TGCACACACTAAGTGCAGCCATCGAAATGGACAAACTGGATGCCAACCTGGAGCAGCAGTTTGATCTCAATCTGATTGAGGCGGTCAAAATGAATCCCGTTATATACGATCGGTCACATTACAATTACAAGCATTTCGTGCGTAAGGCGCAGACCTGGAAGCAAATTGCCGAAACACTCGGCGTTAGCG aacaaaaatgtacaaaacgATGGAAGAGTTTGCGCGACAAATTCGCGCGCGAAATGAAATTGTGCCAAGAATCGCGCTGGCGCTACTTCAAACAGATGCAATTCCTCGTGGACTCCATACGGCAGTACCGTGAGTCGCTGTTGGGCAAGTGCGCCAACGGCAGCCAGAATGCCAACCAGGTGGCCGATCCcacgcaacaacagcaggccCAACAGCAAACCGTGGTGGATATATTCGCACAGCCCTTCAATGGCAGTGCAACCACATCCGCCCAGGCACTGACGCATCCGCACG AACAAATTTCAGAAATAACTGTGACTGGCGATGCACAACTCGCCACGGCTGTGGGCAAGGATCAAAAGCCATATTTCTATGAGCCGCCGCTGAAGCGTGAACGCAGCGAGGAGGAGCATAGCGACAACATGCTAAACACAATCAAGATTTTTCAGAATAATGTCTCGCAAGCGGTCAGCGCCGAGGATCAGTCGTTCGGCATGGTTGTCACCGATATGCTCAACACGCTGGGCGTGCGGCAAAAGGCCGAGGCCAAGGTGCACATAATAAAGTATCTGACGGATATGCAGCTGCTGGCACAGCACAACAAATACTAA
- the Mapmodulin gene encoding acidic leucine-rich nuclear phosphoprotein 32 family member A isoform X3, with amino-acid sequence MEKRIELERRARKANQITELNLDNCRSTSIVGLTDEYTALETLSLINVGLTTLKGFPKLPNLKKLELSDNRISNGLNYLTTSPKLQYLNLSGNKIKDLETLKPLEEFKNLAVLDLFNNDATQVENYREKIFKMLPSLSFLDGFNCNDEEVQSEGDDDEEVNGNDSEVDVSTDDGDSDESDDEDNGDVSLSEVYNDDLEEDNSDWEEGEGGDDDEDEDSDIDEADGEPNESTASVNANEKDAEKPADESQARGKKRKHDG; translated from the exons ATGGAAAAGAGAATAGAATTGGAGAGACGCGCACGCAAAGCGAACCAG ATCACAGAATTGAATCTGGACAATTGCAGGAGTACAAGCATTGTTGGCCTTACAGATGAATATACCGCCTTGGAAACATTGAGTTTGATCAATGTGGGCCTCACCACACTCAAAGGTTTCCCCAAGTTGCccaatttaaagaaattggAATTATCCGATAATAGAATTTCGAATGGCCTCAACTATCTAACGACGAGCCCCaaattacaatatttaaatttatctgGCAACAAAATCAAGGACTTGGAAACGTTGAAACCATTGGAGGAATTCAAAAATCTGGCTGTCCTGGATCTATTCAACAATGATGCCACTCAAGTGGAAAACTATCGTGAGAAAATCTTTAAGATGTTACCATCTTTAAGCTTTCTCGATGG ATTTAACTGTAACGATGAGGAGGTGCAATCGGAGGGCGATGACGATGAGGAGGTCAATGGCAATGACTCCGAGGTTGACG TTTCCACCGATGATGGCGACAGCGATGAAAGCGACGACGAGGACAATGGCGATGTTTCACTCTCGGAG GTCTATAATGATGATCTGGAGGAAGACAATTCCGATTGGGAGGAAGGTGAGGGCGGCGATGACGATGAGGACGAGGATTCCGATATTGATGAGGCCGATGGTGAGCCAAATGAATCGACTGCATCGGTCAATGCCAATGAGAAGGATGCTGAAAAGCCAG CAGACGAGTCGCAAGCCAGGGGCAAGAAGAGAAAGCATGATGGTTAA
- the Adf1 gene encoding transcription factor Adf-1 isoform X3 produces MDKLDANLEQQFDLNLIEAVKMNPVIYDRSHYNYKHFVRKAQTWKQIAETLGVSEQKCTKRWKSLRDKFAREMKLCQESRWRYFKQMQFLVDSIRQYRESLLGKCANGSQNANQVADPTQQQQAQQQTVVDIFAQPFNGSATTSAQALTHPHEQISEITVTGDAQLATAVGKDQKPYFYEPPLKRERSEEEHSDNMLNTIKIFQNNVSQAVSAEDQSFGMVVTDMLNTLGVRQKAEAKVHIIKYLTDMQLLAQHNKY; encoded by the exons ATGGACAAACTGGATGCCAACCTGGAGCAGCAGTTTGATCTCAATCTGATTGAGGCGGTCAAAATGAATCCCGTTATATACGATCGGTCACATTACAATTACAAGCATTTCGTGCGTAAGGCGCAGACCTGGAAGCAAATTGCCGAAACACTCGGCGTTAGCG aacaaaaatgtacaaaacgATGGAAGAGTTTGCGCGACAAATTCGCGCGCGAAATGAAATTGTGCCAAGAATCGCGCTGGCGCTACTTCAAACAGATGCAATTCCTCGTGGACTCCATACGGCAGTACCGTGAGTCGCTGTTGGGCAAGTGCGCCAACGGCAGCCAGAATGCCAACCAGGTGGCCGATCCcacgcaacaacagcaggccCAACAGCAAACCGTGGTGGATATATTCGCACAGCCCTTCAATGGCAGTGCAACCACATCCGCCCAGGCACTGACGCATCCGCACG AACAAATTTCAGAAATAACTGTGACTGGCGATGCACAACTCGCCACGGCTGTGGGCAAGGATCAAAAGCCATATTTCTATGAGCCGCCGCTGAAGCGTGAACGCAGCGAGGAGGAGCATAGCGACAACATGCTAAACACAATCAAGATTTTTCAGAATAATGTCTCGCAAGCGGTCAGCGCCGAGGATCAGTCGTTCGGCATGGTTGTCACCGATATGCTCAACACGCTGGGCGTGCGGCAAAAGGCCGAGGCCAAGGTGCACATAATAAAGTATCTGACGGATATGCAGCTGCTGGCACAGCACAACAAATACTAA
- the Mapmodulin gene encoding acidic leucine-rich nuclear phosphoprotein 32 family member A isoform X1 has protein sequence MEKRIELERRARKANQITELNLDNCRSTSIVGLTDEYTALETLSLINVGLTTLKGFPKLPNLKKLELSDNRISNGLNYLTTSPKLQYLNLSGNKIKDLETLKPLEEFKNLAVLDLFNNDATQVENYREKIFKMLPSLSFLDGFNCNDEEVQSEGDDDEEVNGNDSEVDDERSAFCVNGLEIDLDELEALEQRVKAKKRLQETTDGASTSKPPADDNEVDELDEYLKELQLKESTATVSQSVIEANPASVQPHPSTNFAILLYWFLAILNLANAAYFSTDDGDSDESDDEDNGDVSLSEVYNDDLEEDNSDWEEGEGGDDDEDEDSDIDEADGEPNESTASVNANEKDAEKPADESQARGKKRKHDG, from the exons ATGGAAAAGAGAATAGAATTGGAGAGACGCGCACGCAAAGCGAACCAG ATCACAGAATTGAATCTGGACAATTGCAGGAGTACAAGCATTGTTGGCCTTACAGATGAATATACCGCCTTGGAAACATTGAGTTTGATCAATGTGGGCCTCACCACACTCAAAGGTTTCCCCAAGTTGCccaatttaaagaaattggAATTATCCGATAATAGAATTTCGAATGGCCTCAACTATCTAACGACGAGCCCCaaattacaatatttaaatttatctgGCAACAAAATCAAGGACTTGGAAACGTTGAAACCATTGGAGGAATTCAAAAATCTGGCTGTCCTGGATCTATTCAACAATGATGCCACTCAAGTGGAAAACTATCGTGAGAAAATCTTTAAGATGTTACCATCTTTAAGCTTTCTCGATGG ATTTAACTGTAACGATGAGGAGGTGCAATCGGAGGGCGATGACGATGAGGAGGTCAATGGCAATGACTCCGAGGTTGACG ATGAGCGCAGTGCCTTCTGTGTAAATGGTTTAGAAATCGATTTAGACGAGCTCGAGGCATTGGAGCAGCGTGTTAAGGCCAAGAAACGTTTGCAGGAAACGACAGACGGTGCCAGCACGTCCAAGCCGCCAGCCGACGACAATGAAGTAGACGAATTAgatgaatatttaaaagaattgCAGCTCAAAGAATCGACGGCAACTGTCAGTCAATCTGTGATAGAGGCTAATCCAGCCTCAGTTCAGCCCCATCCAAGcacaaattttgcaattttactCTATTGGTTTTTAGCAATATTAAATCTGGCAAATGCCGCCTATT TTTCCACCGATGATGGCGACAGCGATGAAAGCGACGACGAGGACAATGGCGATGTTTCACTCTCGGAG GTCTATAATGATGATCTGGAGGAAGACAATTCCGATTGGGAGGAAGGTGAGGGCGGCGATGACGATGAGGACGAGGATTCCGATATTGATGAGGCCGATGGTGAGCCAAATGAATCGACTGCATCGGTCAATGCCAATGAGAAGGATGCTGAAAAGCCAG CAGACGAGTCGCAAGCCAGGGGCAAGAAGAGAAAGCATGATGGTTAA